AACTTTACGAGAGAAGATTCACCGCCCAATTGATAGAAGGGCTAAATATATTTTATGTGGCATTGACCCGTGCCATTGATGAACTTTATATCTTTATCCCGAAATTCAAAGATTATAAAAAGTTACCTGTGCCAATTCTTGAACCCCGCCTTGAGATTGGCTCACCTGTTATTCAAACTCCAAAAACTTTAGAGCAGAGAAAAAGTCATATCTATCCTCCCCAGGTCAATGAATGGCAAGATAAACTTTATCGTCCAAAGATAAATATCGATGAATTGCGGGATACTGACCGTAAAAAGGCTAAAGAGAGAGGAATATTTATTCACGAATTTCTCGCCGGGATAGAAAGGCTATCGGAACAATGGAAGGAAGAAATTGAGGACAGGTTTGGCACTTTAAGTCAAGATAAACAGGAGATAATTCCTATCTTGAGGAATTTCTTTAAAAGAAAAGAGATGCGAAAATGGTTTATGCTTGCAGAGGATATTAGTGTCTATTGCGAAAAGGAGATTGTCGATGAAAGTGGTCAACAGTATCGAGTAGATAGGCTTCTGGTCTGGCAAGATAAAGTGGTGGTAATCGAGTTTAAATCTGGTGAACCCCAATCAGCAGAACACCAGAAACAAGTCCATACCTATTTAAGATTACTCTCAAAGATTTATCCAGATAAAACGCTTGAAGGATGGTTATTGTATGTGGATGAACTGGTAAGATGGTCATCGAATACCAGATTATCTTTGTAACATTTTAGCCATCTGAAGTGAAATTCAGGTAATCAGTTATCGGTCATCAGGGTATCGGTAAAGGGAAAAGATCAATTGGTTGTTACCGATTACCTGATTACCGATTACCTTACACTTCATTTAGGCTGGAGTTTCGTTAATTTAAGGAGCCATTGAGGCTATCTGAATCCTTATCAATCTGTTTATTTTGCTCAAAGATGGCAAAATTAGGTTCAAAAGTCTGATGATTTTTTTTGCAACTTATCCTTTGAAGTTGAGTTGATAAAAAATGCTTCACCTATTTTCTTCCCTTTGTGGTTTATCCTTTTTTAATCGCAAAGAACGCAAAGAAATCGACCGCAAAGAACGCAAAGATTAAAGAAGAAAGGAATCATGGAAAATTCACGAAACTCCAGTTCTACCATATTTCTATGAATTTCAAATTAACTTGTTTCAATATCTATTTTTTGAAACGGGTTTATCCATCAATTAAGTAGCGACAGAGCAATAGTATCCATGTGCTTGAACATAACCTTCGACATCTAATTTGTAATTCGGCACCGTTGTGCCGATGCCGGACATTGCCTTATGTTGCCGCTATGCCAAAACCTCTCTTTAACAATTCCACTATGTCCTGGTGATCCTGATGTTGCTGCTTCAGAGTTTCCATAACTTCTTTATGCCGTTGTTCTGCCTGTTGTTGCATTTCCATAGTTGCTGCATGCATCTCTCGGACTAATGTTCTGGTTCCATTGAATACATATGCCACCACTCCTGATACCGATGCTACGGTTCCAAAGATAGTGACAAGTGCAATAACCCATTCGTTCATTTCTTGCTCTCCTTTTCATGTCTGGAATTTCTGTTGGAAAAAGTCCTGTAGAAAGTTTGCGAATTTAGGGATGCTGCCAAAATTCGAGACCTAAATTCTAATATTACCACCAGTCTTGCTGATAACTACTAATTCCTTCTACTTATCAACTACCTCTTGCAACACAAATCTGTAAACCTTACCAGTCTTTAGGCTTTCTAAGTACAACCCCTCTTCATCTTCAAACATTCTCCACAGCGCTTTTCCATCCTTTTGGAAGGTATACTCCAGTGGGGTATAAATTGTGATTATTTAAAGTAATCGGTAATCAGTAATCGGTAATTTGAGATAGCAGGCTACTGCGTGCTCTTTACCGATAACCTGATAACCGATAACCGATAACCTGAGTTGATAGTAACAGGAAATCACAAAATATGCCTCTCTAAAGTATAATATCACCAGTATAGTATCCATGTGCTTGAATATAACCTTCGACATCTAATTTGTAATTCGGCACCGTTGTGCCAATGCCGATATTATCTTATGTTGTTGCTATTCCAAAACCCTTCTTTAATAATTCGACCACATCTTGATGCCGCTGTTCTGCCCGTTCGTCACTCTTTTTAAACCATTCTGTCACTTCTCGGTGTCTCTGCTCAGCTTCTCTTTGCATCTCCATAGTTGCGGTATGCATCTCACGTATTAATGTTCTGGTTCCATTGAATACGTAAGCTACAACTCCTGAAACAGATGCTACTGTTCCACAGATAGTAATAAATGCAATTATTAACTCATTCATTCTTCACTCCTTTCATCTGTGAGATTCAAACATCCCGAAGGTTTCAAACCTTCGGGAGATTCCTGCTGACTGTTCTTACTTCTTCACCTCTTGCAATAAAAATCTGTAAACCTTACCAGTCTTTAGGTTTTCAAGATATAACCCCTTTTCATCTTCAAACATCCGCCAGAGCTCTTCGCCATCTTTTTGGAAGAAAATGTCGCCGGTGTAGTATGCATGTGCTTGCACATCACCTTCTACATCTAATTTGTAATTCGGTTCCGTCGTCCCGATGCCGACATTGCCTGGGAAATATGTTCTATCAGCGTATAAAGCAATTCTTCGATAAGCAGTAGCCTCGCCTGTTTTTGTGCCTGTTATCCCACCTATATGTAGCCATTTTGAGTCTCCATCTATATTATTCGCCATCCCAATCCAGTTATCAGTATAAAGTGTGCCAGCCGAATCGGTGAAATTTAAATGCCCCGCTGTGTGAATACTACCGCTTCTCACATCAAGCGACGCTCATGGCCCGGTTGTCCCGATGCCGACATTGCCTTCCTTGGTAATCCGCATCCGTTCCTGCCAACCAGTTGCATCATCATTGGTTGAAAACACCATATCATCTGTTGGAGTACCACCCGGTACACAATTACCTATTGTCCAATCATATTGACCCGGAACCTCACCACCTACAAAACACCCTAAACCACCCATAAGGTTACCAGCAGATGGAGTAAGAACAGCATCTGCACTGTAAATTTGTGCTGCAAAGGCAGATGTAGGGCTGATAATTAGCCCAACTAACAATATCACTGAAATTATTGTCTTTTTCATTTTTTTTACTTCCTCCTTTTTAGTTTTTGTCTGTGTAAAAATGGAGATGTGGTGATATTGGAGATATGGAGATTGATTTTAAAAAATATCTCCTCCTCTCCTCTATCTCCTTATCCCCTTTGCTTACACTTTTTTTCCCTTATACGATTGCCCAGCAATAAATTTTGGAGGATGTTTTTTCACCACCTTTCTTTGCAAGATTGGGCAGGCACAAGGTATACTTTATATTTTAACCGTAAAAAGAGGGTGTTGAAAAAGTCTTCACACCCAACCCTAAATGTCTATTATTATACATTATACCCGACAATATGTCAAGTATTTTTTAATATTTTTTAAATTTATGTAACCGTTCAGGGATATAGCTACAGAGTCACAGAGAACACAGAGGGAATATATAACCACGAATGAACACAAATACAAAAAAAAGTAACATTTTAGCCATCTGAAGTGAAATTCAGGTAATCAGTTATCGGTCATCAGGTTATCGGTAAAGGGAAAAGATCAATTGGTTGCTACCGATTACCTGATTACCTTGCACTTCATTTGGGTAAATAGTTACTTATCTTTCATACATCTCTATCCCCAACTGTCATAAACCATTTACTGCCATCCAGAAGTAAATCAGCAAATTCAAAGGAAGAATTTGGATGCACAATGACTGAAGATGAATCTGGCCGTAATGAAAAACCAAACCTCTTCAGTATATTAATGAATGGATTTGTGTTAAGTAGCCCGGCAGAAATAGAATAGACCTCTCTTTTTCTTAATTCTATGATTAAATTACTTAAAAGTTCCATTCCTGCTTCCTCAGTAAGGTAAAGGAAATCTTTGATATGCACAATACCGGCTTCGGTTATAAAGATAAGATAGCCGACGATGGAGGTATTTTTTTTCAATATAATAGTTTCGACATTATACAATGGATGTTCAATGAATCTCCAATTTAGATACTTTGCACTTCGAACGCCAATTACGGGATAATTTCCTTTTACTTCATCAAAAAAGGCGTTAAATTCATCTCCAAACCTATCCCTGGTGATAGTAAATTCGTATATCCTTTTTCTAAATATTTCCGTACCTGTCCATTTCATCATTGGATTGATAATTTTACTTACCCAACGAAATTTTTTACCCCACTTATCCTCAATCTTAGAATCGAGTTTTAATAATTTTGCATAACGAAACATTTTGCCAATAACAGTATGACCTACTTTAAGGTGAACTACCAGCATTTTATCATTGGGATGGGCATATAAAAACGGGACGATTCCTTTATCCACACATTCTTTTGCCGCTTTTCTTAATTTAATCGCCACGCCAAGAGTTCTATATTTTTTATTTATCGAGAAGTCTCCGCAATTCCAGCAAATCACCTCTTGATTTTCTACCTTGACGGCTCTTGGTAAGGCACAGGTGAAACCAGCGACCTCTCCTGAGTCTTCATCAATAACCAACCATACCTTTGCATTTCCGTAAGGATTTTTTTTATATAACCAAACATATCTCTCTTCGTCTAAAGGGATTCTTCTATTTTCGTTCAATGTCTGGATTAAAATATCTTTATCTTTGTCTAAATCCGCCTCTTTAATTAATATCCCCATTTTTCCTTTTCCCCTGAAAATAGCCGCATAAATAGAACACAGATGAACACAGATTAAACGGATGAACACAGATTTTTTTTAAAAATATCTCCCTCAAAGACACAAAGGTAAAAATCTAATTCTTTAATTTATCTGTGTTATCTGTGTTCATCTGTGTCCCATTAATTTTCATCGTCCTATGTGCCGACTTGTCGGCATGAGCGTTTTTCCAAATATTTTGACATAAGTAATTCAAGCCTTTGCTGAGTATTATTCCAAATTTCTGCTCTATCTTTTTTTAATTCAATTACATCTTCCTTGTATTTTTCAATATTTTCTTTCATTTCTAATATTCCTTTCTCAATGCCCTCACTCGTATTATCAATAAATACTGCCCCTTTATAAAAGGTTTTTCTGAGTATCTCCCAATTTGAGATAATTAATGGTTTTTGTAGAGAGACTGCTTCATAGCCGCCTCTCTGCATGGTATAGTCATCAAGCGTAATAACCATAACCGCATCTGATGCTTTAAGCAAACCCGTATATTCATCATTGGGTAAAAAATCAGTAAATGTTACATTTGAAGGGGCAGGAGTAATCGTTTTTTTATTTTTTCTGGCATCGTTTAAATCACCTGTAACATAAAAATTTATCTCAGATAACCTTTCTGCCGCGGCTAAAAATGTCTCAATTGGCTCATCAATGGCAAAACTGTTGATTAATGTAATACTAAATCCTGGTTTTAATTTAAGTGGGGCAGTGTTTTTAAATTCTACTGGAACATCACTTATAATTGTGGCGTGACAATTCCATGAGTTTATTATAGATTTTAAATACTCATTGGTCACAATCGTGGTTATGGCATATTTAGAAAGGAACTTGTGTAAAAATAATGCCCTTCTTCCAAACCTTTTATCAATTATCGCCCCGGTATGGGCATCAATAATAAAACCTGCTGGGTTAAATCTTGTCCAGAAATACGCTGGTAATGCGGCAAATATAGGTGGACTCATTGTTAGAATAATATCTGGCCGCTCTTTTAAAAATATTTTATAGGTTTTTATAAATTGAAATAAATATTTAAAAAATATTGTCCAGTAATTACTCCCAAACATTCCATAATATACAAGATATGATTTACCACCTAATTTTTTAGCAATATTATCACTCCGACTACAATACGGAGCCCAGGATATAAATATAATCTTCATATTAGATAGAATACTACAAAATCAGACGAAAGTCAAGGGGAAAATATGTTAAGGTTACATCTCCTCAGATTTGACAAAATAGTAGGAACTGCCTGGTAAGGATTTAGCCTCTTCTATTGCCTTTAAGGCTAAGGCGTGGGCTTGAAAATAATTATTTATCTCTATCTTTTCATTGGTAACTATTCCAATAGAGATAGTCAAGATAGGATGGGTGGAAAAAGATTCAGGTGGATATGCAGATTTAATTTCATCATCAAAGGTAGAAATTATCTGATGAGCGATTTTCTCCCAGTTAGATACAGAGGTAATAACGGTAAATTCGTCTCCGCTACAATGTCCAATGAAATCAGTTGGATTACCAATATTTTTAATAGTTTCAGTGATGATTTTAGCCGTTAATTTAATTACTTCATCTCCTTGAAAAAAACCATAGGTTTTATTAACTGCCTTTAAATTATCTATATCAAGATATAATATGGCAAATTTTTCAGGTTGATTTATTCTTTTCTTAATCTCTTCTTTAATAAAGAAATTGCCAGGCAAGCCGGTTAATGGGTCAAGTGATTTTTCATAGTCTGTCCTTCGCAGGTAGGCATTGAGTTGTGAAGATACTTTTTTAGACTCAAATATATCAGTTATATGTCCATTTGCTCCACTTTCTAAAATCTTAATTTCTTGCTCTGTCGTTTTTGCCCCAAAGGTAATGATGGGGAGGTGTCCAGAGCGTGGGTCATTTTTAAGCCTTCGGATAATAATTAATATATCTGGTAAACAAGCATTTAAAAGTATAAGGTTTGGATAAGTATGATATACTTTTCCCAGGACATCCTCTCCGCTATGGGCACAAATTGTCTCAAATCCATCTTTTTCTAAACCATAGACAAGCAAATTGGCATTTAACGGTTCTCCATCTCCTATTAATATTTTTTTATCGGGAGTTTTTGTTTTATTTCTTCTTGTTTCTTCTAATTCTATGATTTGTTGAAACACCTCGACTATATTAGCATCAAATTCTGCGCCCGCAGATTGTTTCAATTGATTTATCGCCTCTTGAAAAGATAATGCCTGTCTATAAGGTCTATTTGAAATCATAGCGCTAAAAGCATCTACAACCTTAATAATACTTGCCTCCATCGGAATCTCATCTTGACAAAGACCATCTGGATAGCCTTTTCCATCAGGTGATTCATGATGATAGCGAATGGCTGATAGGAGTTGTCCTGGAAGTCCTACTGGCGTGAGAATTCGTTCGCTAATAAGCGGGTGTTTTTTAATGTTGTTAAATTCTATATTATCTAACTTGCCTGGTTTTTGCAATACCTTTTCACCAATAGCAATTTTTCCAATATCATGGAGTAAAGTAGATATTTTTATGATTTCGATTTCTATATTTTTAAATCCCAGTTCTTGAGCAATTGAGGCGGCATAGTATGCTTTTCTCTCAGAATGCCCTTGATTATACGCATCTCTGGCATCTACCATCTGGGCTATTTTTTTCGCTATATCTCGTATATCTTCGTATCTATATAAATTTTCCGCATTACCATTCTCAATTTGATTAGCCAAAACAGACAATTGCTTCATACACTTTACAAATTCATTTTCCATTTCTTGCCCCTTTTTATTCTATACTCCAGTGGGGTATAAATTGTGATTATTTAAAGTAATCGGTAATCGGTAATCAGTAATCGGTAATTTGAGATAGCAGGCTACTGCTTGCTCTTTACCGATAACCTGATAACCGATAACCTGAGTTGATAGTAACAGGAAATCACAAAATATGCCTCTCTAAAGTATACATAGATATTGCCCTTATTGTCACAGGCAATACATATTAGTTTATTCAACCTGTTTTCTTATATTATACCATAAAACTACCCACTTTGTCAAATTTTTTTATATTGTGGGGCAATATTTCTATCTGCGACATAAATATTGCCTTGTTCATCTACGGAATAAATAGGGGAACTTCTTTTTTATAATCAAGATATTCCTGTCCAAACTCTTTAATCAATTCTTTTTCTTCAATCCATATTCGAATTAATCGTATGGGGACAAAAACAGCTATGATATAGACCACCATATAATATGAGTTAGGAATAAGTGCAAATCCAAACCCTTTAAAAAGACTGGCTAAATAATTTGGATGTCGAACATATTTATACGGTCCATCTTTAATCAATTTATGGTTTTGTTTTATTTCGATATGCAAACTCCAGAATTCATTGAGGGTCTTGACAGCCCACCGTCTAAGTAAAAGCCCTGAGATATACATAATTAATCCAATCGCTGTAATTATAAGGTTAGGATTCTTTTTTACCATAAAATACTCAATTGGAGCACCAAAAAGAATCAGGATATAAGAACCTGCCATCAGGCTATACGACCATTTAGCCATTATTCTGCCTGGTGCTCTTTGTTTCTTTTTAATAGAGGCTTCAGCAAGAAATTCATAAATAAAAGCACAGGTAATAAATAAAAGATAAAATATTGTCCATTCCATTTTATAAAATTGTATTGACATTTTGTTCCTCACTGTATGCAAGATGCAAGATACAAGATGCAAGTTGATAGTTGATGGTTGATAGTTGATGGTTAGTAGAACATAAACTATCAACTATAGACTATCAACTATCCTGTATCCTGCATCCTGCATCTAAATACTGACGGCTGAAACTAACCCCTGAACAGTTACCTTATTTCATACTACCTTTGTAACTATTCAGCCACAGATGAACACAGATGAAACACAGAAAATAAAAATAGTTTCTCGATAACAAACTATTCCCCCTTAATAAAGGGGGTTAGGGGGGTTGTTGCTTCTTTCTTGAAGGAAGATTCCTCCCCCTTACCCCCTCCAGAGGGGGACATCCACCCTCTTAATCCCTCGCCAGCGGGGGACATCAACCTCTAACCTGTATCTCTTCTTATCCCTTGCCCCTTGCCCTTCTATTTCATCCGTGTTAATCCGTGTCAATCAGTGGCTGAATAGTTACCTACCTTTTTAATGACTATGGCTGAGTTTTTTCCACCAAATCCAAATGAGTTTGAAAAAGCGACATTAACTACCTTTTCTCGTCCTTTATTTGGCACATAATCCAGGTCACAAGTTAGGTCAGGGGTTTCATAGTTGATTGTTGGTGGAATAAAACTTTTATCAATAGCTAAGGCACAGACGATTAATTCTACCGCACCGGTAGCACCAATAGAGTGCCCAAGCATAGATTTCGTTGAACTGACGGGAATATGATAGGCATAATCACCAAAAGCCTGTTTGATGACTAATGTTTCCGTGCGGTCACCCAGTGGCGTAGAGCTACCATGGGGATTGATATAATCTACCTCTTGCGGGGATATATTGGCTGATTGTAGGGCTAATTTAAAAGCACGAGCCGCCTCTTTACCATCAGGTGCCGGGGCACACATATGATAGGCATCATTTGTTGTGGCAAAACTAACAATTTCGGCATAGATATGTGCCCCGCGAGCTTTGGCATGTTCAATCTCTTCTAAAATAACCACGCCTGCTCCTTCGCCTATGACAAATCCATCCCGATTGGCATCAAAAGGTCTTGATGCTTTTTGTGGCTCATCATTTCTAAGTGATAAGGCATTCATGGCATAAAATGAGGTTATGACCACCGGTCGTATAGGTGCCTCTGCACCACCAGCCACCACAACATCCACTTCTCCATTACGAATAGCATTAAATCCATAGCCAATGGCATCTGTGCCTGCTGGACAACCGCTGGAAATAGTTAGACTTGCACCTTTTAATCCGAGTTCTAACGAAACCATAGAAGAAAGTGCCCCGGAGAAGGCAATTATAGATAAAAATGGACTTATCTTCGCCGGTCCTTCTTGAATGAAACTTATTATCTGTTCTTCAGCAAAGGCTAATCCACCCACACCTGCACCGATAATGACATCAATTCGCTCTTTATCTTCTTTAATTAAATCTATTTGGGCATCTTTGAGGGCAAGTTTAGCCGCACTAACAGCAAATTGTGTTTCACGGTCAGTTCGCTTTAAACTCTTTTTATCCATATATTTTGCAGGGTCAAAATCCTTTATCTCAGCTGCTATCCTTACCGGTATTGATGAGGCATCAAATAAGGTTATACGACTTACCCCTGGAGTTCCTTGACAAAGGGCACTCCAGAAATCTTCCTTTCCAAAACCAATTGGTGTAATTACTCCAATACCCGTAATAACACATCTGCGTGGAATTCTTATTGCCTCCTTCTCGACTATGGAAAAAGGAATGATTTTCTCGCCACCCCTACTTTTTGCCGTATAAAGTGCCTGTTTTACCTTATCTATTAATTCCTTTGAGCTAGAAATTTTATCCCCAAAACTCGCAATTCCACAACTAATCGTCAAAACAATATTTAATCCCTCTTTTTGGCAAAAGTGGTGATTATTAATTTCTGTCTGAATCCGTTGGGCTAATATCTTAGCATTATCTTCTTTCGTCTCAGTTAAAATAAGGATAAACTCATCCTCCTCAGCCCTGATTAACACATCTTCTTTTCGAGTATAACTTAACAAAATCTCTGCTGTCTCCTTTAGAATAGAATCACCTGCGGCGTAGCCATATAGGTTATTGAGTCTTCTAAAGTTATCAATATTAAATATAATCAAGGATAGAGGTCTATTCTTCCGGGTTGCCAGACTTATTTCCTCATCTAATCTTTCCTCCAGATAGATGCGGTTATGTAAGCCAGTTAATTCATCCACATGGATTAACTTTTCCTTTCCTTTCAGCAAATTGGTTATACTTTCTGCTTTTTCAGTAAGGGAGTAATGTTCAATAACGGATTCTTTTAATGGTTCAATTAATACCCGTATCATTCTACCAAAGGTATTAAATTCAGTTTGTGAAATTTTTTTAATCTTTTTAAGGGCATCGATTGCCTTTTGTGGATTGATGTTTAACTCCTTGAGGTAATTGATATATTTGGCTTCATCTATATCATCAGACAGGATTCCGCCACCAACAATTGCGGCAACAGGTTTTTGATTGATGATAATTGGCAGGGCAAAATTAGTTAAGCCAGTATGACATTTAAAGATAGTCCATCCTTCTCTTAATGCCCCTTCCCAGAAACAGCCTTCAAGGTAAGAAAAGATACATTTCTGATAGCCGGATTTTGAATCTAAGATAACCTGGCAAAAAGGGGAAGTATATTGTCTTTCGAGGGTATTTTTACCATCTACACCGATAATCTGAATTCCCGAGCCAATGGTTTTCTCACAAATATCTTGCACCTCTTCCCATTGATTAAAGAGGTTTAATAATTTCCATAAATTGGTTTGTAAATCTTGTTGTTCCATTTACATATACCTCTCATGAAAGTAGAAAGTAGAAAGTAGAGAGTAGAGAGTAGAGAGTAAAGAAAATATCACTCCTCACGCCTATCTCCTTACCTCCCACCTTCTATCTCCTACCACTATTTTCATTCTCATTTGTGAACCAACTGTTCATGAGCGTTTCTCTTATATTAACTTTGGATTCCCCATTTCGGAGTTTTTATCCAAGAGTTTTCTAATCTCAGTTAGAAATGATTTTA
Above is a genomic segment from bacterium containing:
- a CDS encoding isoprenylcysteine carboxylmethyltransferase family protein, whose translation is MSIQFYKMEWTIFYLLFITCAFIYEFLAEASIKKKQRAPGRIMAKWSYSLMAGSYILILFGAPIEYFMVKKNPNLIITAIGLIMYISGLLLRRWAVKTLNEFWSLHIEIKQNHKLIKDGPYKYVRHPNYLASLFKGFGFALIPNSYYMVVYIIAVFVPIRLIRIWIEEKELIKEFGQEYLDYKKEVPLFIP
- a CDS encoding HD domain-containing phosphohydrolase, whose translation is MENEFVKCMKQLSVLANQIENGNAENLYRYEDIRDIAKKIAQMVDARDAYNQGHSERKAYYAASIAQELGFKNIEIEIIKISTLLHDIGKIAIGEKVLQKPGKLDNIEFNNIKKHPLISERILTPVGLPGQLLSAIRYHHESPDGKGYPDGLCQDEIPMEASIIKVVDAFSAMISNRPYRQALSFQEAINQLKQSAGAEFDANIVEVFQQIIELEETRRNKTKTPDKKILIGDGEPLNANLLVYGLEKDGFETICAHSGEDVLGKVYHTYPNLILLNACLPDILIIIRRLKNDPRSGHLPIITFGAKTTEQEIKILESGANGHITDIFESKKVSSQLNAYLRRTDYEKSLDPLTGLPGNFFIKEEIKKRINQPEKFAILYLDIDNLKAVNKTYGFFQGDEVIKLTAKIITETIKNIGNPTDFIGHCSGDEFTVITSVSNWEKIAHQIISTFDDEIKSAYPPESFSTHPILTISIGIVTNEKIEINNYFQAHALALKAIEEAKSLPGSSYYFVKSEEM
- the fabF gene encoding beta-ketoacyl-ACP synthase II, producing the protein MEQQDLQTNLWKLLNLFNQWEEVQDICEKTIGSGIQIIGVDGKNTLERQYTSPFCQVILDSKSGYQKCIFSYLEGCFWEGALREGWTIFKCHTGLTNFALPIIINQKPVAAIVGGGILSDDIDEAKYINYLKELNINPQKAIDALKKIKKISQTEFNTFGRMIRVLIEPLKESVIEHYSLTEKAESITNLLKGKEKLIHVDELTGLHNRIYLEERLDEEISLATRKNRPLSLIIFNIDNFRRLNNLYGYAAGDSILKETAEILLSYTRKEDVLIRAEEDEFILILTETKEDNAKILAQRIQTEINNHHFCQKEGLNIVLTISCGIASFGDKISSSKELIDKVKQALYTAKSRGGEKIIPFSIVEKEAIRIPRRCVITGIGVITPIGFGKEDFWSALCQGTPGVSRITLFDASSIPVRIAAEIKDFDPAKYMDKKSLKRTDRETQFAVSAAKLALKDAQIDLIKEDKERIDVIIGAGVGGLAFAEEQIISFIQEGPAKISPFLSIIAFSGALSSMVSLELGLKGASLTISSGCPAGTDAIGYGFNAIRNGEVDVVVAGGAEAPIRPVVITSFYAMNALSLRNDEPQKASRPFDANRDGFVIGEGAGVVILEEIEHAKARGAHIYAEIVSFATTNDAYHMCAPAPDGKEAARAFKLALQSANISPQEVDYINPHGSSTPLGDRTETLVIKQAFGDYAYHIPVSSTKSMLGHSIGATGAVELIVCALAIDKSFIPPTINYETPDLTCDLDYVPNKGREKVVNVAFSNSFGFGGKNSAIVIKKVGNYSATD